In a genomic window of Candidatus Eisenbacteria bacterium:
- the rimM gene encoding ribosome maturation factor RimM (Essential for efficient processing of 16S rRNA) — protein sequence MPTDAGDEPILVGTVARAHGLTGEVVVDSWSDAPERFAPGSVLSARLSEGDPRRRLQVASSRPFGGRLLVRFEGVDSRTDAEALRGADLTIPRCEAKPLPEGEHYRFELVGLRARTPAGEPIGEVAGVFTTGANDVIVVRGARGEILIPLIPGVIESVDVPGGSITMNPPAGLPGWDD from the coding sequence TCGGCACGGTCGCGCGCGCCCACGGGCTCACGGGCGAGGTCGTCGTGGACTCGTGGAGCGACGCCCCCGAGCGGTTCGCGCCGGGGAGCGTCCTCTCCGCGAGGCTGAGCGAGGGCGATCCGAGGCGGCGGCTCCAGGTGGCGTCGTCGCGGCCCTTCGGGGGACGCCTCCTCGTCCGGTTCGAGGGTGTGGACAGCCGGACCGATGCGGAAGCGCTCCGGGGCGCGGATCTCACGATCCCGCGCTGCGAGGCGAAGCCGCTTCCGGAAGGGGAGCACTACCGGTTCGAGCTGGTCGGACTTCGCGCCCGGACACCGGCGGGCGAGCCGATCGGCGAGGTGGCCGGGGTGTTCACGACCGGCGCCAACGACGTGATCGTGGTGCGCGGGGCGAGGGGCGAGATCCTGATCCCGCTCATCCCCGGCGTGATCGAGTCGGTCGATGTGCCGGGCGGGTCGATCACGATGAACCCGCCGGCCGGGCTTCCGGGCTGGGACGACTGA
- a CDS encoding ribonuclease HII: protein MAAKGLARFDDEYRSRWGEVLAGIDEAGRGPLAGPVVAACVALAPGVRLRGVRDSKVLTAEEREDAAARIREKALAVGVGVGSVEEVDAHNIRMATLIAMRRAFEALGMTPQGLLVDGKDSIWAGETPCAPVIDGDAKSQAVAAASIIAKVTRDRMMVEEHGRFPEYGFANHKGYSTPEHIEALRCHGPCTIHRRSFRPVWELLFVQETIQGL from the coding sequence ATGGCGGCGAAGGGACTCGCCCGCTTCGATGACGAGTATCGGTCCCGCTGGGGCGAGGTCCTCGCGGGAATCGACGAGGCCGGACGCGGTCCGCTCGCGGGCCCCGTCGTGGCCGCGTGCGTCGCGCTCGCGCCCGGGGTGCGGCTGCGCGGCGTCCGCGATTCCAAGGTCCTGACCGCCGAGGAGCGCGAGGACGCCGCCGCCAGGATCCGCGAGAAGGCGCTCGCGGTCGGCGTGGGCGTCGGGAGCGTCGAGGAAGTCGACGCGCACAACATCCGGATGGCCACGCTCATCGCGATGCGACGAGCGTTCGAGGCCCTGGGGATGACTCCCCAGGGTCTTCTCGTCGACGGCAAGGACTCGATCTGGGCCGGCGAGACCCCCTGCGCGCCCGTGATCGACGGCGACGCGAAGAGCCAGGCGGTCGCCGCCGCGTCGATCATCGCCAAGGTCACACGCGACCGCATGATGGTCGAGGAGCACGGCCGTTTCCCCGAGTACGGCTTCGCCAACCACAAGGGCTACTCCACCCCGGAGCACATCGAAGCGCTCCGCTGCCACGGCCCGTGTACCATTCACCGGAGGAGCTTCCGCCCCGTCTGGGAGCTTCTCTTCGTGCAGGAGACGATCCAAGGACTTTAA
- the trmD gene encoding tRNA (guanosine(37)-N1)-methyltransferase TrmD, with amino-acid sequence MRVSILTLNPGYFDGPLGEGMIRIAREKGILDVARIQIRDFATDRYGTTDDTPYGGGAGMVMKVDTIVRAYESARASVPGTEPRTLVTSPQGRVLTQAWARELASVDHLVIVCGRYKGIDERVIPLVGGEEVSIGDYVLSGGEPAALVILDAVSRLQPGVLGDAESAEADSFSEALLDAPVYTRPEEFQGLRVPDVLLSGNHEQIRLWRRSEAIRRTLRRRPDLTQGRSWSDEDRRLLDRIEKEV; translated from the coding sequence GTGCGCGTCTCGATCCTGACCCTGAATCCCGGGTACTTCGACGGGCCGCTCGGCGAGGGCATGATCCGGATCGCCCGGGAGAAGGGGATCCTGGACGTGGCGCGGATCCAGATCCGCGACTTCGCGACGGACCGGTACGGCACCACGGACGACACGCCGTACGGCGGCGGCGCGGGGATGGTGATGAAGGTGGACACGATCGTGCGCGCGTACGAGAGCGCTCGGGCGAGCGTGCCCGGCACCGAGCCGCGAACGCTCGTGACCTCGCCGCAGGGCCGCGTGCTCACGCAGGCGTGGGCGCGCGAGCTGGCGAGCGTGGATCACCTCGTGATCGTCTGCGGGCGGTACAAGGGGATCGACGAGCGGGTGATTCCCTTGGTGGGGGGTGAGGAAGTTTCGATCGGCGACTACGTGCTCTCGGGCGGAGAGCCGGCCGCGCTCGTGATTCTGGACGCGGTCTCGAGGCTCCAGCCCGGAGTGCTGGGCGATGCGGAGTCGGCGGAGGCCGACTCGTTTTCGGAAGCGCTCCTGGACGCTCCCGTGTACACTCGGCCCGAAGAATTCCAGGGGCTTCGGGTCCCCGACGTCCTACTCAGCGGAAATCACGAGCAGATCCGATTGTGGCGCCGGAGTGAGGCGATCCGCCGCACGCTGCGCCGCCGGCCCGATCTGACGCAGGGTCGCTCGTGGAGCGACGAGGACCGGAGACTCCTGGATCGTATCGAGAAGGAGGTTTGA
- the rplS gene encoding 50S ribosomal protein L19, producing the protein MSVLERFETRFKTDRTMEFRPGDTVKVHVRVIEGEKERSQIFLGVVTNVRGSGMRSSFTVRKVSGGIGVERTFPLHSPSVAKIELARKGKVRRAKLFYLRGLKGKAAKVEEREKDGA; encoded by the coding sequence ATGAGCGTGCTGGAGCGGTTCGAGACGCGATTCAAGACGGATCGGACCATGGAGTTCCGCCCCGGTGACACGGTGAAGGTGCACGTGCGCGTCATCGAGGGGGAGAAGGAACGGTCGCAGATCTTCCTCGGCGTCGTCACGAACGTGCGCGGAAGCGGGATGCGGTCGAGCTTCACCGTCCGGAAGGTGTCGGGCGGGATCGGCGTCGAGCGGACGTTCCCGCTCCACTCGCCCTCGGTCGCGAAGATCGAGCTGGCGCGCAAGGGCAAGGTCCGGCGCGCGAAGCTCTTCTATCTCCGCGGGCTGAAGGGCAAGGCCGCGAAGGTCGAGGAGCGGGAGAAGGACGGAGCGTAG